Proteins from a single region of Desulfobacter postgatei 2ac9:
- a CDS encoding fatty acid CoA ligase family protein: MTRYTNIAQSLKHSAQIYPFKRAVVYPASRDSSGRVLYSQLTFSQLDRQSDSLAAGLDSIGIGRGTRTILMVPPGMEFFLTVFAMFKVGAVPVVVDPGMGIDRMLQCLVQSRPKAFIGIEKAHVLRTLRPGFFKTVKRWVTVGRKWFWGGYTLNQLMNRFPGAPFKSVQTTENETAAIVFTTGSTGPAKGVIYTHGNFEAQIRQIQSHFKISADEIDLPTFPLFALFDPALGMTAVIPDMDPTKPALVNPVKIVEAIENHGVTNMFASPALLNRVGKYGKENGIKLPSLRRVVSAGAPVNPANIEQFSSMLSDDTQIHTPYGATEAVPIISIGSHEILSETKKLSEYGFGMCVGRPIGDTQVKLIKISDEPITRIQDLIEVPENNVGEIAVKGDLVTEHYFNDANADLLAKIPDTDGKIWHRMGDLGWKDSKGRIWFCGRKAHRVETGKETLFSIPVEAIFNNHEKVYRSALAGVGPKNCQIPVVFVEPFEKISDEKQFIRELSYLAHKNPLTAGIKYIFIEYKFPVDIRHNSKIFREKLAIKAQELISG; encoded by the coding sequence TATTGCCCAAAGCCTGAAACACTCCGCGCAAATCTATCCATTCAAACGGGCCGTGGTCTACCCGGCCTCACGGGATAGCTCCGGGCGCGTCCTTTACAGCCAACTGACTTTTTCCCAGCTTGACCGGCAGTCCGACAGCCTTGCCGCAGGGCTTGACAGCATCGGCATTGGCCGGGGAACCCGTACCATTTTAATGGTACCCCCGGGTATGGAGTTTTTTCTTACGGTGTTTGCCATGTTCAAAGTCGGGGCTGTGCCGGTGGTGGTGGATCCCGGCATGGGGATTGACCGGATGTTGCAATGCCTTGTCCAAAGTCGACCCAAGGCATTTATCGGTATTGAAAAGGCCCATGTGCTTAGAACCCTGCGCCCCGGTTTTTTTAAGACCGTGAAACGATGGGTGACCGTGGGCAGAAAGTGGTTCTGGGGCGGCTACACCCTGAACCAGTTGATGAACAGGTTCCCGGGCGCGCCTTTCAAATCGGTACAGACCACGGAGAACGAAACCGCTGCCATTGTATTTACCACCGGCTCCACAGGGCCTGCCAAGGGCGTTATTTATACCCATGGAAATTTTGAGGCCCAGATTCGTCAAATCCAATCCCATTTTAAGATTTCAGCCGATGAGATTGACCTGCCCACCTTTCCGCTTTTTGCACTGTTTGATCCTGCCTTGGGGATGACGGCGGTGATTCCGGACATGGATCCCACAAAACCGGCCCTGGTGAATCCCGTAAAAATTGTCGAAGCCATAGAAAATCATGGCGTGACCAATATGTTTGCATCCCCGGCCCTTTTGAACCGGGTGGGAAAATACGGTAAGGAAAACGGCATCAAACTGCCCTCATTGCGCCGGGTGGTCTCTGCCGGCGCACCTGTCAATCCGGCCAATATTGAACAGTTTTCATCCATGCTCTCCGATGATACCCAGATTCATACACCTTACGGGGCCACGGAAGCGGTTCCTATCATATCCATCGGCTCCCATGAAATCCTTTCGGAAACGAAAAAACTTTCGGAATATGGTTTTGGCATGTGCGTGGGCCGGCCCATTGGAGATACACAGGTGAAATTGATCAAGATTTCAGATGAGCCCATCACCCGGATCCAGGATCTCATAGAGGTGCCTGAAAACAATGTGGGGGAAATCGCGGTAAAAGGAGATCTTGTGACTGAGCATTATTTTAACGATGCCAATGCCGATCTTCTGGCGAAAATACCGGATACGGACGGCAAAATATGGCACAGGATGGGAGATTTGGGCTGGAAGGATTCAAAGGGCAGAATCTGGTTTTGCGGCAGAAAGGCCCACCGGGTTGAAACCGGAAAAGAGACCTTGTTCTCCATCCCCGTCGAAGCCATATTCAACAATCATGAAAAGGTCTACCGCAGTGCGCTCGCAGGCGTCGGCCCTAAAAATTGTCAGATTCCGGTGGTTTTTGTGGAGCCTTTTGAAAAAATATCCGATGAAAAGCAATTTATCCGGGAGCTCTCCTATCTTGCCCATAAAAATCCTTTGACCGCCGGGATTAAATACATTTTCATTGAATATAAATTCCCGGTGGATATTCGACACAACTCCAAAATTTTCAGGGAAAAACTGGCAATCAAGGCCCAGGAGCTAATCAGTGGATAA
- a CDS encoding bifunctional riboflavin kinase/FAD synthetase, whose translation MELIEDLNQIKAPFNNAVITIGNFDGVHKGHQALLNQVIETGRRIGGTCIAMTFEPHPLRALGISTPPLITRRDQKIELIKASGIDVLICLPFDKSFAQISAQEFIEDILVKKIGMKTIVIGPDYSFGKNRAGNVALLKAKGGELGYETIVPDWIRDVETDTERISSTRIRELVMDGHVDRAKNYLGRFYQIRGKVIKGRKRGGSQLGFPTANIKLHDELCPKFGVYAVTVETIHGNFKGVANIGFSPTFGDGMFTIEVHILDFKEDIYESRIRVNMVKRLRDEIKFSSIAQLSDQIRKDIEKAKEILK comes from the coding sequence ATGGAATTAATTGAAGACTTGAATCAGATTAAGGCCCCCTTTAACAACGCCGTTATTACCATTGGTAATTTTGACGGTGTGCACAAAGGTCACCAGGCCCTGTTGAACCAGGTGATTGAAACGGGGCGCCGAATTGGCGGCACCTGCATAGCCATGACATTTGAACCCCACCCGTTAAGAGCTCTGGGAATTTCCACCCCCCCGTTAATCACCCGGCGGGACCAGAAAATCGAACTGATAAAAGCCTCGGGCATAGACGTGCTGATCTGTCTACCCTTTGACAAATCCTTTGCACAGATATCAGCCCAGGAATTCATCGAAGATATTCTTGTAAAAAAAATCGGCATGAAAACCATAGTTATCGGCCCTGATTATAGCTTTGGAAAAAACAGGGCCGGTAATGTTGCGCTGCTCAAAGCAAAGGGTGGAGAACTTGGGTATGAGACCATTGTACCGGACTGGATACGGGATGTTGAAACTGACACGGAGCGCATTTCCAGCACAAGAATCAGAGAACTTGTCATGGACGGCCATGTGGACCGGGCAAAGAACTATCTTGGACGATTTTACCAGATCCGGGGCAAGGTGATAAAGGGCCGCAAGCGCGGCGGCAGTCAGCTTGGCTTTCCCACGGCCAATATAAAACTTCATGATGAACTGTGTCCCAAGTTCGGGGTCTATGCGGTAACTGTTGAAACCATTCACGGTAACTTCAAGGGTGTGGCCAATATTGGTTTTTCCCCTACCTTTGGGGATGGGATGTTCACCATTGAGGTTCATATCCTTGATTTTAAAGAAGATATATACGAATCTCGGATACGCGTTAATATGGTGAAACGACTTCGGGATGAAATTAAATTTTCAAGTATTGCACAGTTGTCCGACCAGATCAGAAAGGACATTGAAAAAGCAAAGGAAATTTTAAAATAA
- the rpe gene encoding ribulose-phosphate 3-epimerase produces the protein MTLIAPSVLSADFTRLGEEVKAVEKAGADWIHIDVMDGQFVPNISYGPIVVEACKRATDLVLDVHLMIETPDARIPDFAKAGADYISVHAEACPHLHRSLQLIKSLGVKAGVALNPATPLSAIEYVIDLLDLVLIMSVNPGFGGQKFIDSSLNKITALSEMLSDACSDAIIQVDGGVNNDTMEAVTRAGALCFVAGSAIFNTPDYGKTIAELRTLSDKGKI, from the coding sequence ATGACACTGATCGCCCCTTCTGTTCTCTCTGCTGACTTCACCCGTTTGGGGGAAGAGGTCAAAGCGGTTGAAAAAGCCGGCGCAGACTGGATTCACATTGATGTCATGGACGGACAGTTTGTGCCCAACATTTCCTACGGCCCCATTGTTGTGGAGGCGTGTAAACGCGCCACAGATCTGGTGCTGGACGTACACCTGATGATTGAAACCCCGGATGCCAGAATTCCGGATTTTGCCAAAGCCGGGGCCGACTACATCAGCGTCCATGCCGAGGCATGCCCCCATCTGCATCGCAGTCTGCAGCTGATAAAAAGTTTAGGCGTGAAGGCCGGCGTTGCCCTGAATCCGGCCACGCCGTTGTCCGCCATTGAATATGTCATTGATCTGCTTGATCTTGTCCTTATCATGAGTGTCAATCCCGGTTTCGGCGGCCAGAAGTTTATTGATTCGAGCTTAAATAAAATTACCGCGTTGTCCGAAATGCTCTCTGATGCATGCTCCGATGCCATTATCCAGGTGGACGGCGGCGTAAACAATGATACCATGGAAGCTGTTACCCGGGCCGGTGCCCTTTGTTTTGTGGCGGGTTCCGCCATTTTTAACACGCCTGACTATGGAAAAACCATAGCCGAGCTTCGCACGCTTTCCGACAAAGGCAAGATATGA
- the rsmB gene encoding 16S rRNA (cytosine(967)-C(5))-methyltransferase RsmB: MTTDPRYLAFTLIEAGQKPFLPLDRAVDDAALSLERLSQKNRGLCHAIVFGVFRHRGRIDQLIGHCSKLAFDRIDPKVKTILRLGVFQIVFLDRVPDFAAIDTSIELAKAICGKKASGFINAVLRNISRSHKKIALPCLDKNLPGHLAAAFSIPSWLGKRWAARYGKEKTLTLAGALMDLPPLTLRVNPRKNSREELIANFERAGIKSQITRFSPLGLQVRTPGIAIPDLPGFNEGLFQIQDEAAQLAVQVLAPKPCENILDACAGLGTKTCHMALEMGNKGNITANDTGERKAERLNTEAKRLNIDIIRTTHVDMAKAGFNDFSSYFDRVLVDAPCTGLGVLARNPDSRWKRKPNDLIRMAALQQKILNGSANLVKPGGVLVYAVCSCEPEETTQVIQRFLDKRKDFSPDPSGFEARLPFFCESGIKTFYKTTFPDHLEMDGFFIARMRRNRKN, from the coding sequence ATGACCACTGATCCACGTTATCTCGCCTTTACCCTGATTGAAGCAGGGCAAAAGCCCTTCCTGCCCCTTGACCGTGCCGTTGATGATGCGGCGCTGTCGCTTGAACGCTTAAGTCAAAAGAATAGAGGGCTTTGCCATGCCATTGTATTCGGGGTGTTCAGACACAGGGGACGCATTGATCAATTGATTGGCCACTGCTCTAAACTTGCCTTTGACCGGATTGATCCCAAGGTAAAAACCATATTGCGGCTTGGGGTATTCCAGATTGTTTTCCTGGACAGGGTCCCTGATTTTGCAGCCATCGATACCAGTATTGAACTTGCAAAAGCTATCTGCGGCAAAAAGGCTTCCGGCTTCATCAATGCGGTTTTGCGCAATATATCCAGATCCCACAAAAAGATTGCCCTGCCCTGTTTAGATAAAAACCTACCCGGACACCTTGCTGCGGCCTTTTCCATACCATCCTGGCTTGGTAAACGCTGGGCTGCAAGATATGGCAAAGAAAAAACGCTGACCCTTGCGGGCGCTTTGATGGATTTACCCCCGCTGACACTCAGGGTTAATCCACGCAAAAACAGTCGGGAAGAGTTGATTGCAAATTTCGAACGAGCAGGGATCAAATCCCAAATAACACGGTTCAGCCCCTTAGGTCTTCAGGTCCGGACACCCGGCATCGCCATACCGGATCTGCCCGGATTTAATGAAGGCCTGTTCCAGATTCAGGATGAAGCGGCCCAACTTGCCGTACAGGTTTTAGCCCCCAAACCCTGCGAAAACATTCTGGATGCCTGTGCAGGCCTTGGCACCAAAACCTGCCATATGGCCCTTGAAATGGGAAACAAAGGCAACATCACGGCCAACGATACCGGTGAAAGAAAAGCCGAACGTTTGAACACCGAAGCCAAACGTTTGAACATTGATATTATTCGCACCACCCATGTAGACATGGCAAAGGCCGGGTTCAATGATTTTTCATCCTATTTTGACCGGGTGCTTGTGGATGCGCCATGCACAGGTTTAGGTGTCCTTGCCAGAAACCCGGACAGCCGATGGAAACGAAAACCAAACGACCTTATCCGCATGGCAGCCCTGCAGCAAAAAATCCTTAACGGCTCGGCCAATCTGGTGAAACCTGGTGGTGTGCTGGTATACGCAGTCTGTTCCTGTGAACCTGAAGAGACAACCCAGGTGATTCAACGGTTTTTGGACAAGAGGAAGGATTTTTCCCCGGACCCTTCAGGTTTTGAAGCGCGTCTGCCCTTTTTCTGCGAATCCGGGATTAAAACATTTTATAAAACAACCTTTCCTGACCATCTTGAAATGGACGGATTTTTTATAGCCAGGATGAGACGCAATAGGAAAAATTAA
- the def gene encoding peptide deformylase has product MATLDIVTFPEPSLKMVSVPVETIDEELKTFVEDMGETMFHDSGVGLAAPQVGVNRRVIVYDPHAADEQKDPEDKTFIALINPEILSKSKETFISEQEGCLSVVDYRADVRRHASVTVRAMNIDGETIEFEAHGLMSVIMQHEIDHLDGILFIDRISALKRAMYKKKRLKQLKNEK; this is encoded by the coding sequence ATGGCTACTCTTGATATTGTCACTTTTCCTGAACCCTCCTTAAAAATGGTCTCAGTGCCTGTTGAGACCATTGATGAGGAGCTGAAAACATTTGTTGAGGATATGGGTGAGACCATGTTCCATGATTCGGGGGTAGGCCTTGCCGCCCCCCAGGTCGGCGTAAACCGGCGGGTTATCGTTTATGACCCCCATGCAGCAGATGAACAAAAAGACCCTGAAGACAAAACATTTATCGCACTGATTAATCCTGAAATCCTGTCCAAATCCAAAGAGACTTTTATCTCTGAACAAGAAGGGTGCTTAAGTGTTGTTGACTACCGGGCCGATGTCAGGCGGCATGCAAGCGTCACGGTACGGGCCATGAATATTGACGGCGAAACCATTGAGTTTGAGGCCCACGGGCTTATGTCCGTTATCATGCAGCATGAAATTGACCATCTTGACGGTATCCTGTTTATTGACAGGATTTCTGCATTGAAAAGGGCCATGTATAAGAAAAAACGGTTAAAACAATTGAAAAACGAAAAATGA
- a CDS encoding B12-binding domain-containing radical SAM protein: protein MPDVILIAPPIREFYLTKKRTIPYGLACIAKELEQAGFSCTVIDALARDKSKIIEYPKGFDHLVPYYGKTDITLFSLFHHYRHFGYSFEHIANLVKQEKPFLVGISALFTPYWDQALDTARAVKRFWPNAFIVLGGHHATQFPKNCLENDEIDFVIQGEGETPMVQLAQLLKSHPPGSLPDADDLRQINGIGFRLGNGIVLNPPAWADSPHGLDQNALDKIDWHFYRRNKKAAITIVASRGCPFSCSYCAVSASSNYANFRMRPVNDVLDEIKLQARSKQIGFIDFEDENLTLKKSWVLELLHGIRQIFKGEDIELRAMNGLFPPSLDTEILTAMKASGFKTLNLSVGSFSATQLKRFKRPDVRDAHDRVLEIAKELDMDCVSYLIGAAPAQTAETTLNDLLALAARRTIAGLSIYYPAPGSADYTLCEQQQLLPNEFTLMRSTAFPVPDRTSRLEAVTLLRLARILNFLKFCVEPNGVLPEALSAGEVLDIENSCHGKMDRYKASILLIRMFLTDGIPRGMDHEGGIYHHPHSIDLCRKFIQELVLLPAGV from the coding sequence ATGCCGGATGTTATATTAATCGCCCCGCCCATCCGGGAATTTTACCTGACAAAGAAACGCACCATTCCCTACGGACTGGCCTGTATTGCCAAGGAGCTGGAACAGGCCGGATTTTCATGCACCGTCATTGATGCGCTTGCCAGGGATAAATCAAAGATTATTGAATACCCGAAAGGGTTTGATCACCTGGTTCCCTATTACGGGAAAACCGATATTACCTTGTTCTCCTTGTTCCACCATTACAGACACTTTGGCTACAGTTTTGAGCATATTGCAAATCTGGTCAAACAGGAAAAGCCTTTTTTAGTGGGCATATCTGCCTTGTTCACCCCTTATTGGGACCAGGCCCTGGACACGGCACGGGCCGTGAAACGATTCTGGCCCAACGCCTTTATTGTTCTTGGGGGGCATCATGCCACCCAGTTTCCCAAAAACTGCCTCGAAAACGACGAGATTGATTTTGTCATCCAGGGAGAAGGCGAGACGCCCATGGTACAGCTTGCACAACTGTTAAAAAGCCACCCCCCAGGCAGCTTACCTGACGCAGATGATTTAAGACAAATCAACGGCATCGGTTTCAGGCTGGGCAATGGTATTGTACTCAATCCGCCGGCCTGGGCAGATTCTCCCCATGGGCTTGACCAGAATGCTTTGGATAAAATCGACTGGCACTTTTACCGGCGCAATAAAAAAGCAGCCATCACCATTGTGGCGTCAAGAGGGTGTCCTTTTTCCTGTTCATATTGCGCGGTGTCTGCATCCAGCAATTACGCGAATTTTCGGATGCGCCCGGTTAATGATGTTCTTGATGAAATCAAATTGCAGGCCAGGTCTAAACAGATTGGCTTCATTGATTTTGAGGATGAAAACCTAACCCTTAAAAAATCATGGGTACTGGAGCTTTTACACGGCATCCGGCAAATATTCAAGGGAGAGGATATTGAACTTCGGGCCATGAACGGGCTTTTTCCCCCATCCCTTGACACCGAGATCCTGACGGCCATGAAAGCATCCGGCTTCAAAACCCTGAACCTGTCCGTGGGCTCTTTCAGTGCAACCCAGTTAAAGCGCTTTAAACGCCCTGACGTCAGAGATGCCCATGACAGGGTGCTGGAGATCGCCAAAGAACTGGATATGGATTGTGTCTCTTATCTCATTGGGGCCGCTCCAGCTCAGACAGCAGAAACCACCTTAAATGATCTTTTGGCACTTGCGGCCAGAAGAACCATTGCCGGCCTCTCCATTTATTATCCGGCCCCGGGCAGTGCGGATTATACCCTGTGTGAACAACAGCAGTTGCTGCCCAATGAGTTTACCTTAATGCGCTCCACAGCCTTTCCAGTGCCGGATAGGACTTCCAGGCTTGAAGCGGTCACGCTTTTACGCCTGGCAAGAATTTTAAATTTTCTTAAATTCTGTGTGGAGCCAAATGGTGTTTTGCCTGAGGCGTTAAGTGCCGGCGAAGTTTTAGACATTGAAAACAGCTGCCATGGGAAAATGGACAGATACAAGGCCAGCATCCTTTTAATCCGGATGTTCTTAACAGACGGCATTCCCAGAGGAATGGATCATGAGGGCGGCATTTACCATCATCCCCACAGTATCGATTTATGTAGAAAATTCATTCAAGAGCTTGTTCTCCTTCCAGCAGGCGTTTGA
- a CDS encoding MGMT family protein, whose translation MPCDRVIGKNAKLTGFAGTLDIKQALLDLERF comes from the coding sequence ATTCCCTGTGACCGCGTAATCGGCAAAAACGCAAAATTAACCGGATTTGCCGGTACTCTTGATATTAAGCAGGCGCTTCTGGATCTGGAACGGTTCTGA
- a CDS encoding dodecin family protein — translation MENSVYKIIELVGFSEKSWEDAAKAAVSTADKTLRDMRVAQVTEMDMRLEDNRIVGYRVKLKVSFKLEG, via the coding sequence ATGGAAAATAGCGTTTACAAAATCATCGAATTAGTTGGGTTTTCCGAAAAATCCTGGGAGGATGCCGCCAAGGCAGCTGTGTCAACCGCCGATAAAACCTTGAGGGATATGCGGGTGGCCCAGGTGACAGAAATGGATATGCGGCTTGAAGACAACCGGATTGTGGGATACCGGGTAAAATTAAAAGTCTCATTCAAACTTGAAGGGTAA
- a CDS encoding MFS transporter, which produces MSTAQTPGPLPRGERIDYKIVLVLSLVHFTGDFYSSFFTPLLPAFQAKLSLTLTQVGLITGAVRFLAFVVQPVVGYMADRYETRWFVLTGLFLVFFVIPFSGIAPNYWILLTTLCLGSVGSSMFHPSTSGMVNLYAGNRAGFAQSIFNTGGTLAFALGPVFITSYVSRFGLSAMPWTMILGLVSFIFCLKYMPKPVSENMAGLGFINSLKHTFGKVYKTIFLIWLVMVLRAVVGQTFLTFMPIYLTRQDHTLPSVGVIIALFTIAGTLSGLTAGYCADRFGFKPVFLLSYLLMPPTLLMFLYMPGLGAYTGAFLSGFFVLAPMPLGVVMAQKLAPGSRAMAASLMMGLAYGLGGVIAPGIGRLADIFGLTIVLKCTAFIPLACLVPIALFPKIK; this is translated from the coding sequence ATGAGTACCGCCCAAACTCCGGGACCGTTGCCCCGGGGGGAGAGAATTGATTATAAAATTGTCCTGGTTCTAAGCCTGGTTCATTTTACCGGAGATTTCTATTCATCCTTTTTCACCCCTTTGCTGCCGGCATTCCAAGCCAAGCTGTCTCTTACCCTGACCCAGGTGGGCCTGATTACCGGTGCCGTGCGTTTCTTAGCTTTTGTGGTTCAGCCGGTGGTGGGGTATATGGCTGACAGGTACGAAACCCGATGGTTTGTACTCACCGGATTGTTTTTGGTTTTTTTTGTCATTCCCTTTTCCGGTATCGCACCCAATTATTGGATATTGCTAACCACGCTGTGTCTGGGCTCTGTGGGTTCCTCCATGTTTCATCCATCCACTTCGGGTATGGTGAATCTGTATGCCGGAAACCGGGCAGGGTTTGCACAGTCTATTTTCAATACCGGCGGAACTCTGGCCTTTGCTTTGGGTCCTGTATTCATTACCTCGTATGTGAGCCGGTTTGGCTTATCTGCCATGCCCTGGACCATGATATTGGGTCTCGTATCCTTTATATTCTGCCTGAAGTATATGCCCAAACCCGTATCCGAGAACATGGCAGGGTTAGGATTTATCAACAGTTTGAAGCACACCTTTGGAAAGGTGTATAAAACGATTTTTTTAATATGGCTGGTCATGGTGCTGCGAGCTGTTGTAGGCCAGACATTTTTAACCTTCATGCCCATTTACCTGACCCGTCAGGACCATACCCTGCCCTCTGTGGGGGTAATCATTGCGCTTTTCACCATTGCCGGGACCCTGTCCGGACTGACCGCAGGCTATTGCGCAGACCGGTTCGGGTTTAAGCCTGTTTTTTTGCTGTCATACCTGCTCATGCCCCCGACTCTTTTGATGTTTTTATACATGCCGGGATTGGGGGCATACACCGGTGCCTTTCTTTCCGGTTTTTTTGTGCTGGCCCCCATGCCCTTAGGCGTGGTCATGGCCCAGAAGCTTGCGCCGGGATCCCGGGCCATGGCAGCCAGCCTCATGATGGGACTGGCCTATGGGCTTGGCGGGGTCATTGCCCCGGGAATAGGCCGGCTGGCAGATATTTTCGGACTGACCATCGTTCTTAAATGTACGGCATTTATCCCGCTGGCCTGCCTTGTACCCATTGCTCTGTTTCCCAAAATAAAGTAG
- the fmt gene encoding methionyl-tRNA formyltransferase — translation MKKTRIVFMGTPEFSVPALEALAKDPGFDILLAVTQPDRPKGRGKKLSPSPVKQAALNLGIEVYQPEKINTPEGISLISGLKPDYFVVVAFGQILSRQMLDIPQKYPINIHASLLPKYRGASPIQAAILNMDEHTGVTTMVMAEKMDAGDILLMDTTPVDPEETASMLHDRLSLMGADLIIKTIHGIEHNQVTPVPQDHSNATYVTMLKKSDGRINWNGSARSVCAHINAMTPWPGAFTELCGKRLKIFKAVLSSLSIPSSALPGTIVCCNDKGLFVAAGNGVVQVLELMGSSGKRLDAAAFLCGNKIDLPACFE, via the coding sequence ATGAAAAAGACCCGCATTGTTTTTATGGGAACCCCGGAATTCTCTGTCCCGGCGTTAGAGGCCCTGGCAAAAGATCCGGGGTTTGACATTTTACTGGCAGTAACCCAGCCGGACCGGCCCAAAGGCCGCGGAAAAAAACTTAGCCCTTCCCCAGTCAAACAGGCCGCATTGAACCTTGGCATTGAGGTGTACCAGCCGGAAAAAATAAATACCCCGGAAGGAATATCGCTGATTTCCGGTCTTAAACCCGACTATTTTGTCGTGGTTGCCTTTGGACAGATCCTTTCACGGCAGATGCTGGATATCCCGCAAAAATACCCCATAAATATCCACGCCTCCCTTTTGCCAAAATACCGAGGGGCTTCCCCCATCCAGGCGGCAATTTTAAACATGGATGAACATACCGGCGTGACCACCATGGTCATGGCTGAAAAAATGGATGCAGGGGATATTCTGTTGATGGACACAACGCCTGTGGATCCTGAAGAGACCGCGTCAATGCTGCACGACAGACTATCGCTGATGGGTGCCGACCTTATTATTAAAACCATCCACGGCATTGAACACAATCAGGTTACCCCTGTTCCCCAGGATCATTCAAACGCCACTTATGTGACCATGCTTAAAAAATCAGACGGCCGCATTAACTGGAACGGCAGTGCAAGGTCTGTCTGCGCTCACATCAACGCCATGACACCCTGGCCCGGGGCCTTTACGGAACTTTGCGGGAAACGCCTTAAAATTTTCAAGGCTGTTTTGTCATCCTTATCCATTCCGTCATCCGCGTTGCCCGGCACCATTGTCTGCTGCAATGACAAGGGCTTGTTTGTGGCTGCGGGAAACGGTGTGGTCCAGGTGCTTGAACTGATGGGAAGTTCAGGAAAGCGCCTTGATGCAGCCGCATTTCTTTGTGGAAATAAAATTGATCTGCCGGCCTGTTTTGAATGA